The following are encoded in a window of Geobacter metallireducens GS-15 genomic DNA:
- a CDS encoding glycosyltransferase family 4 protein: MEPDKKVCIIGPSPDSPYQGGVATHISTLKTLACFKDAEVIDPGSIHSNNKTGIVSIFRSLTGLKQRILLGRFTHVFVNTSIYTGSIIKLLLILAILPNADNTKIHVFYHGGRFQSLPAWLSVLLSTLCLRLMHKVRMHHFLSKIQQEGFVPVCKGCSVGLFANYAQGDDIWLRHLKSQNAPLKLLFVGRLVKEKGIFEALEAFNRLHGADGQVELTVAGDGPAYPELSTMCKYISDGALRFLGHVSGETLEQAYREADLLVIPSYHEAFPYAAIEAMRAGLPMISTSSGALEMLVEDGVTGFKIPPRDVSALEKAIRTILENRELLKPMSDNCYEYFKAHLSKSAAEQYYSRLLGTCTVA; encoded by the coding sequence ATGGAACCAGATAAGAAGGTATGCATAATCGGACCGTCTCCTGACAGCCCCTATCAAGGAGGGGTTGCCACTCATATCAGTACGTTGAAGACACTTGCCTGTTTCAAGGATGCTGAAGTCATCGATCCTGGTTCCATCCATTCCAACAATAAAACTGGCATTGTCTCAATATTCCGCTCACTGACAGGATTGAAGCAAAGAATATTGTTGGGGCGCTTCACTCATGTTTTCGTGAACACCTCCATCTATACCGGCTCTATCATCAAGTTGCTGCTGATTCTTGCGATTTTGCCGAATGCAGACAATACAAAAATACATGTATTTTATCATGGAGGCAGATTCCAGTCCTTACCCGCATGGCTGTCGGTACTTCTTTCAACTCTGTGTTTGCGACTGATGCACAAGGTACGAATGCATCACTTTTTAAGCAAAATTCAGCAGGAGGGTTTTGTACCTGTATGCAAAGGTTGTAGTGTCGGTCTGTTTGCCAATTATGCCCAGGGAGACGACATCTGGCTAAGACACTTGAAGTCCCAAAATGCTCCTCTTAAACTCCTGTTTGTGGGGCGGTTAGTGAAAGAAAAGGGAATATTCGAAGCGCTGGAGGCTTTCAACAGGCTGCATGGCGCCGACGGACAGGTTGAGTTGACGGTTGCGGGAGATGGCCCTGCTTATCCTGAACTTTCTACGATGTGCAAATATATTTCTGATGGTGCATTACGGTTTCTGGGGCATGTGTCGGGAGAGACTCTGGAACAGGCATATAGAGAAGCTGATTTGTTGGTCATTCCATCGTATCACGAAGCATTTCCCTATGCCGCAATCGAAGCCATGCGTGCCGGGTTGCCCATGATTTCTACGAGCTCGGGAGCACTGGAGATGTTGGTCGAGGACGGGGTTACCGGTTTTAAAATCCCGCCCCGCGATGTTTCCGCACTGGAGAAGGCAATCCGCACCATACTGGAAAATCGGGAGTTGCTCAAACCTATGTCTGATAACTGCTACGAGTATTTCAAGGCCCACTTAAGTAAATCGGCTGCAGAACAGTATTACTCCCGGCTACTTGGCACATGTACCGTTGCCTGA